TAGAGCGCTCACCAATATACTCTTTTGAGACCATGGTGGAGAATGAGATCGAGAAGCTGAAGGCCCTGGGAGAGAGGTACAACCTGAACATCGGGGTTATCCTTAACAAGGTTCGTGAGTCTGGGGACGTCGTTGACAAAGTCATCGAGGCTGTTGAGGAAGATCTCAACGTTCCCGTTATAGGGTGGATACCCTTTGATAACAACGTCCCTGAATCCATCAACGTTGGTGTCCCCATCCTGAAGTACCGTCCCAAGAGCGACGCGGCCATAGCCTTCCAGGAGACTGGGGAAGTCCTTGAGGAATGGATATTCGGCTGATTTCAAGTTCTGGAGGGGTGTCCTTATGGATGTGAACTTCGAAGAACTTGTGGAGAAGGTAGCCAATGGGGAAATAAAGCTGCATCAGGTTGAGAAGTACACGAACGGCGACAAGAAGCTCGCCACTGAAATAAGGAGAAAGGCCCTTGAGCGTAAGTTTGGTATCAGCCTCGAGAACATCGGCCACTACTCTATAGACCCCAACAGAGTGATAGGGAAGAACATCGAGAACATGATAGGCGTCGTCCAGATACCCATGGGTGTCGCCGGGCCCCTCAAGATCAACGGGGAATACGCGAAGGGTGAATTCTACATTCCCCTCGCAACAACAGAAGGCGCGCTGGTAGCCTCAGTCAACCGCGGTTGCTCGGCATTGACCGCCGCTGGAGGAGTTAAGACCACCATAATAGGCGACAAGATGACGCGCGCCCCCCTCCTCAAGTGTCCAGATGCGAGGAGGGCTAGGGAAGTTGCAGAGTGGGTCAAGAACAACCTCGACTACCTCCAGGAGAAGGCGGTATCAAATGTCACCAGACACGGGAGGTTGAGGGACGTCAAGCCGTACATAGTGGGCAACAACCTCTACCTCCGCTTCGAGTTCGAGACCGGCGATGCGATGGGTATGAACATGGTCACCATCTCGAGCGAGGAGATAATGAAGGTCATTGAGGAGGAGTTCCCCGACGTTAAGTACCTGGCTCTCTCGGGCAACCTCTGCGTCGACAAGAAGCCCAACGCCATGAACTTCATCAACGGGCGCGGCAAGACGGTCATAGCCGAGGCTTTAATCCCGAGGGAGATAGTCGAGAAGAAGCTGAAGACGACTCCGGAGCTCATAGCCGAAGTCAACTACCGCAAGAACCTCGTCGGTTCTGCCCAGGCAGGAAGCTACGGCTTCAACGCCCACTTTGGGAACATAGTTGGGGCGATATTTTTAGCGACAGGCCAGGACGAAGCTCAGATTACTGAAGGCTCGCACGGCATAACTTTGGCGGAGGTCACACCTGAGGGCGACCTCTACATAAGCGTAACCATGCCGAGCCTTGAGGTAGGAACCGTCGGCGGCGGAACGAGGGTTCCAACTCAAAGGGAAGCTTTGAGCATTATGGGCGTTGCAGGCGGAGGAGATCCGCCCGGAACGAACGCCAAGAAGTTCGCCGAGATAATAGCCGGGGCTGTGCTGGCGGGCGAACTTTCTCTCCTGGCCGCGATAGCCGCCAAGCACCTCGCGAAGGCCCACAAGGAGCTAGGACGTTAAAGCGTTATCCTCTCGAGTTCTCCCTTCTTTTCGGCCTTTTTCAGCATCTGACTCCAGGTTTTGGAGGGCATCACGTTTATCAGTTTGCCCTTCTGCCCCTTGGGACCGAAGAGGTACTCGACGATCGAGAAGAGGGCCCCGAGGATTATCGCACCCCATAGCCCAAGGTTGAAGTAATCGCTGAGGGCCGCGATTACAATGGCGAGTATTCCATCGAGGAGGAACCTCCAGGGGTTGCCTTTCCTAAGCTTTGATTCCGTGATTTTATCCAGTTCGTCCTTGGCGAGAAGGGAGAAGAACTCCCCGGCCTGCTTCGGATGGAACACGTAGACTTTGGGTATCATTTCATTAACTGCGATGATTCTCTTCTCCAGAGGCTGGATGAAGACGTACCTGGAACCGTCCTTCACGTCGAGTATAAGGAGGCTTGTTCTGCCACTAATGCCCTCTGACAGCGTTAAGAAGCTTGCAACGTCGGGATTCTTGAACTCAAGGGCGGAGGGGAACACCTCCTTAACCCTCTCGAGGGGGATGTCCTTTGGAGCGTAGTAAAAAACGATGACCGGCTGAAAAGCATCTACGAGAGACATGTTCCTCCTTACGATTTCACAATTAAAAGTATTTCGGCATCATAAATGAAAATCTCTGGTAGAAAAAACTTGATGTTCTACGATAACATCCGGTTCTTGGTCGTTTAAAACGGGCAAAGAGGAGAACCTGCAGCCGCCTTCTTTTGTAAAATGGAACTACGCCGTAGACTTTAAAAAGTTGCACACTAGTGGACTTACAGGGATGATGACTTATTTCCCTCACTCTGAACCGTGATGAGGAGCCGATGCTCTGACCGTAGAAAATAGAAAGGGGGCTCAGCCCGCTATTTCCTGGATTTTCTTCCTCACGAGCTGGTTGACGAGCTTTCCGTCGGCCCTGCCGCGGAGCTTCGCCATCGCGCGGCCCATTATCATGCCCATTGCGCCCATTCCCTTGGCCTTGATGACGTCGATGTTCTGCTGAACCACCTCGTCTATTATTCTCTCGACTTCCTCTTCGCTGAGAAGGGTTAATCCCTTCTCTTCTGCGACCTGCCTCGCAGTCTTTGTCGGGTTCTTTGCGAGCTCCTTGAATATCTCCTCAAAGGCCTCCTTTGCTATTTTACCCTCAATGTAGAGCTCGAAGGCCTCCCTTATGTGCTCCTCTGTGAGGTTCTCTATCGGAGCTTCTTTCTTCAGTCCCTTGAGAACCACAACCAGTATCGAGGCCACGAGGGACGGCTTGAGGCCCTTCTTCACAAGCTCCTCGAAGAGCTCATCGCGCTCATCGTTGACCAGCGTCTCGGCGAGGCTTTTGTCTATTCTGTACTCCCTGACGAAGCGCTCAACCCTCTCCTGCGGGAGCTCGGGGAGGTTCTCGATGATGCTGCGCTTGAGCTCCTCGGTTATCTCTATCGGGGGCACGTCCGTCTCGGGGTACATCCTCGCCTTTCCCGGGAGCGGGCGCATGTACTCGGTGTTGCCGTCCGGTAAAGCTCTCCTCGTCTCCTCGGGGACGCCCTCTATGGCCTCCTTAGCGCGCTTGACGACCTCGCGCAGGGCCTTCCTTGCGGTCTCCTCCTCGGCCGCGACGAGGACGAAGGCATCATTCTCCCCGAGGTTAAGCTTTTCGATAACTGCATTAACCTCTAATTCTGTAATTCCATAGTTCGGTAATTCATCAATGTGGAAGATTCCGCGCACGTACTTCCTCGCCCTGTTAGCCATTTCGGTGCCCAAACGCCTGCCCGGCTGAATCTCCCTGCCGATCAGCCCGCGGAACCCGGGGAGCTTAACCGCGAGAACCTTTCCACCGTTCTTTATCGCCCTCGCGATTATCTTTGAACCGGTGTTCTGGAACACGTCGGTAACGTCGTGGAACTCTTCGTTAAGGTCTTCCGGCTTAACACCCCTCTCGCGGAGCTCATCGCGTATCTTGAGCAGGTTTACCTGCCTCTCCACCTCGCGCTCGATGATGAGGGGTATCATGTCGAGCTCCTGCACACCTTTAATCTCGACCCTCGCTCCATCCCTGATGGAGACATTGAGGTCCTGCCTGATGGTTCCGAGGCCGCGCTTGACCTTTCTAGTTGCCCTCAAAGCGTCGCCTATGAACTTGGCGACGACCTTTGCCTGCTCCGGGTGGTGGATGTCCGGGGTGGTGGCTATTTCCACGAGCGGGACGCCAAGGCGGTCGAGGCGGTAGATTACCTTCTTCTCGCCCCTCTCAACGATTCTGCAGGCGTCTTCCTCAAGGCAGACCGTCGGGATGCCAACGCTTCCCCAGGGGGTGTCCACCTTCCCCTCCATGCCCACTATGGCCGTCCTCTGGAAGCCGGAAACGTTCGAGCCGTCTATGACGATCTTCCTCATGAAGTGAACCTCGTCAACGGGCACGGCGTTGAGCAGGTAGACTATCTGGAGCGCGGTCTTGAGGGCCTCCTCGTCGGGCCCCCTCGGGGGCTCCTCGTCCATGTAAACCAGGTCGGTGAGCTCGTAGTTGCCCTCGTACACGTAGACCTTCCCCTTCTTGAACTCCTCTAAAGCGGCGGGATCAATCTCGCCGAGCTCGCTCATTGTCGGCCTTAGGCGTCTCTCGAACGTGAAGTCAACGTCCTCGCTGAACTCGCTCGGTACGGGTGAAAACAGCTTCTTCGTGTCGAGCTGCCTGTGAATCTCAAGGCCGACCTTGAGGCCAAGCTCCTCGTAGTTGAACTTCTCAGCCATCCTCATCACCTCAGGTAAGTGTCAAACCTCGTGTAGGGCGTTATCTCGCCGGCGTAGTTCGTCAGCATCATCTCGCGGACTTCCTTCGGGTCGTCGGTGTGGCCGAGAACCCACATCAGCTTGACGTAGGCCGTCTCCGGGAGCATGTCCTCGCACGGAATCACGCCCGCCTTGAGGAGCCTCCTTCCGGTGGAGTAGACGTTGAGGTTGACCCTGCCGTAGAGGCACTGGCTCGTCATGCAAACCGCCATGCCCTCCTCGGTGGCGCGCTCTATCGCTGGGATGATGTCGTTGGGCGTGTGCCCGAGGCCGGTTCCTTCGATCACGAGACCCCTGTAACCCCTGTCAACGAAGAAGTCTATGAGCTCGGAGCTTATTCCGGGCACGACCTTGAGGAGCCCTACGCGCGGCTCCATTCTATCGTCAACCCAGACCTCTCTTTCTCCCCTCTTCCTGTAGTCCTTCCTCAGGAACTCTATCTCCCCTTTCGGCCATACCCTTGCTATGGGCACGTCGTTTATGCTCCTGAAGGCGTCCCTCCTTGAGGTGTGCATCTTCCTGGCCTTGGTGCCGCGGTGGGCTAAACAGTAGGTGTCGCTCGTCTCGCCGTGCATGACTATCGCCACCTCGCCAAAGTCTGCTGTTGCCATCCTGACCGAGCAGATTAGGTTCATGGCAGAATCGCTGCTCGGTCTGTCGGAGCTCCTCTGGGAGCCAACGAATATCACCGGCTTTTCGAGGTCGCGGAGCATGAAGCTCAAAGCGGCCGCACTGTACGCTAAAGTGTCCGTTCCATGGGCGATTACAACCCCGTCCTCGCCCGCGTTCAGGGCCTTCGCCGCCTCGTGGGCCATCCTCTTCCAGTAGTCCGGTTTCATGTCCTCGCTCATGATGTTCATGAGGAGCTTTGGCGTTATGTTTGCTATCTCGAAGATCTCCGGGACAGCTCTGGCCAGCTCCTCCGCGGTGAAGGCCGCGTGAACCGCTCCGGTCTTGTAGTCTATCTTGCTCGCGATGGTTCCGCCCGTTCCCAGTATCGTGACGCCCGGCAGGCCCTCCTTCCTGGGGAGCACCTCTTTGAACGCCACTTCCTCCCCGGGCCTGGCCTTCTCAATGACCTCAACGCTCTCTATGAGCTCTATCCTTACACCCACGTTGTAGCCGTTATCGAGCTTTATCGTAAGGGTCTCTCCGGGGGAGAGCTCGTAGGGCGGCATGACTATGCCCTCGTACCTTATCCTCCTGTCCCCTTCCCTCTTAACGACCGAAACGCGGTCGCCAAGGGAAAGGCCCTTCTCCTTCATGAACGCCTCAACTTTCCTCACGTTATCACCCCTCCGACCTGATGACGCGGGAAGCGTTAAAACGTTAGCGGATTTCGATTTTGAAGCGGGGCTCCTCTATCCAGGACGAGTGGCACCGCGGGCACTTGCTCGGAAGCTTTATCTCCGGCTTGAAGACGAAGCCGCACTTCCTGCACTCTGCGGGCTTTATGAGAAGAACCTTCCCCTCATGTTTGAGCGTTTTGGAGATTGCCTTCAGGTCTTCGAGGATTACCTTTTTGATGCCCTTTCCCCTCATGTCCAGGGCCAGTGCCAGCTCGCTCGGTGAGTAGTCCCTCTCCTCCAAAAGCTTTATTATTCGCTGTCTGCGAGTCATCATCGCGAGACCTTTGGAGCGGATGGGATATAAAGCTTAAGGTGAGAGCATGATAACCGAAAAAGCGGGGAGAGTACTTGAGAAGTACGAGTTGTGCGACCACTGCCTCGGCAGGCTGTTCGCGAGGCTCGGTAAGGGAACCAACGAGGAGAGGGGGAGAGCGATAAGGTTCGTCCTCAACATGGAGCGCGCTGCCGCCGGGTTGCCCCCAATAACCGAGCCGAAAAAATGTGGGCTCTGCGGTAACGTCTTTGAGAGGATTCCCGAGCTTGTGGAGAGGATGAAGGAGGCTTCCGCGGGAATAGAGTTCGATACTTTCCTCGTCGGCTCGCGCTTTCCGGCTGAAGTCCGTGAGAAGGAGGAAGTCATCTGGAGGGAGTTTGGAATCGAAACTGGAGAGCCGATAAACCGCGAGTTCAACCGCGAGCTGGGGAAGGCCTTTGGCCTGGCCACGGGAAAGGACACTGCCCGGAACCCCGATGTTGTCTTCATCGTGGAGCCGTACTCCGCTGAACTCGAGCTCCAGATAAACCCCATCTACGTCTACGGCCGCTACAGAAAGCTTGTCCGCGGCATCCCCCAGACACCCCTGCCGGACTTCGAGGACAGCGTTGCTTCTATAATCTGCAGAGCATTTTCAGGGGCGAGCGGTGGGAAGTGCGTCTTCAAAGGTGCCGGAAGGGAGGACGTTGATGTCAGAATGCTCGGCAACGGCAGGCCCTTCATCGTCGAGATCAAGAGGCCCCGGAGGAGGAAGCTCGACCTTAAATCGATAGCAGAGGAGATAAACGCGAGTGGCAGGGTTGAAGTCCTCGATCTTAGCTTCGTCGCACCAAAGGAAGCCGAGGAAGTCCTCACCAAGAACCACCGCAAGGAATACCTTGCTTTAGTTCTCGTCGAAGACGGCGTAACGCCGGAGGAAGCAGAGGAAGTCGCGAGGAAGCTTAAAGGCTTAGAAATCCACCAGAGAACCCCATGGCGCGTGAGGAAAGTGAGGGCCGATAAAGTGAGGGTCAAGAGGGTTCACGAGGCGGAGGCGAGGTGGCTCGATGAGAAACACTTCGAGCTAAGGCTGGTCACCGACGGCGGCCTCTACATCAAGGAGCTGGTCTCCGGGGATAAAGGCAGGACGAAGCCGAGCGTGAGCGACCTGCTCGGAAAGCCCGCGTGGTGCGAAAGGCTCGACGTTCTGAACATTCTCGACGACTGAAAACTTTATAAACGGTTCCCGCCGATTGGATAGCGAAGCCCTAACAGGCTTAGTCGGTATGCCGAAAAGGTTTGAACACCTGAAAACGTGTTTGCGTCCGTTGCGCGATGAGTAAAACCCTGCGAGGTGATTGGAATGGTTAAGAAAGCCCACAGCTTCAGGAGGAAGACCCGCGGAAAGCTCAGCAAGAGCCCGAGGAGGAGAGGCCTGCCCCCGCTCACCAGGTTCCTTCAGGAGTTCGAGGTCGGGCAGAAGGTTCACATAGTCATAGAGCCGAGCTACCACAGGGGAATGCCCGACCCGAGGTTCCACGGAAGGACCGGAACCGTCGTCGGCAAGCGCGGCGATGCCTACGTCGTTCAGATAAAGGACGGCGGTAAGGTTAAGACCTTCTTCATACACCCGGTCCACCTCAGGGCGCAGAAGGGATGATCGTATGATAGGAAGGAAAAAGCTCGAGGAGCACTACCTAACGATAGCCGAGACCAAGGAGCTCCTCGAGAGGCGTAAGGCGGAGGGCATGGAGGAGAACCCGGAGGAGCCGATGTTCTACGAGGCCAGGGTTAGCCTCGAGCACGCGGAACGCTTCGCCAAGCTCAAGCCGGAGCAGGCGGCTGAGCTGAAGGAGAAGCTCCTCGGCCTCTTTGACTGGATAGACGAGAGGATAGCGGTTAAGCTGATAGACCTCCTCCCAGAGGACTACTTCGACATCCGCGTCATATTTGCCAAGGAGGACTACATGCCTACCAAGGAGGAGGCCGAGGAGATAATAAGGCTCCTCGACGACTACCGTCCCGAGGAGTGATCCTCTCTTCTTTT
The sequence above is drawn from the Thermococcus pacificus genome and encodes:
- a CDS encoding tRNA pseudouridine(54/55) synthase Pus10; amino-acid sequence: MITEKAGRVLEKYELCDHCLGRLFARLGKGTNEERGRAIRFVLNMERAAAGLPPITEPKKCGLCGNVFERIPELVERMKEASAGIEFDTFLVGSRFPAEVREKEEVIWREFGIETGEPINREFNRELGKAFGLATGKDTARNPDVVFIVEPYSAELELQINPIYVYGRYRKLVRGIPQTPLPDFEDSVASIICRAFSGASGGKCVFKGAGREDVDVRMLGNGRPFIVEIKRPRRRKLDLKSIAEEINASGRVEVLDLSFVAPKEAEEVLTKNHRKEYLALVLVEDGVTPEEAEEVARKLKGLEIHQRTPWRVRKVRADKVRVKRVHEAEARWLDEKHFELRLVTDGGLYIKELVSGDKGRTKPSVSDLLGKPAWCERLDVLNILDD
- a CDS encoding transcriptional regulator, coding for MMTRRQRIIKLLEERDYSPSELALALDMRGKGIKKVILEDLKAISKTLKHEGKVLLIKPAECRKCGFVFKPEIKLPSKCPRCHSSWIEEPRFKIEIR
- a CDS encoding RNA polymerase Rpb4 family protein — encoded protein: MIGRKKLEEHYLTIAETKELLERRKAEGMEENPEEPMFYEARVSLEHAERFAKLKPEQAAELKEKLLGLFDWIDERIAVKLIDLLPEDYFDIRVIFAKEDYMPTKEEAEEIIRLLDDYRPEE
- the hmgA gene encoding hydroxymethylglutaryl-CoA reductase (NADPH), producing MDVNFEELVEKVANGEIKLHQVEKYTNGDKKLATEIRRKALERKFGISLENIGHYSIDPNRVIGKNIENMIGVVQIPMGVAGPLKINGEYAKGEFYIPLATTEGALVASVNRGCSALTAAGGVKTTIIGDKMTRAPLLKCPDARRAREVAEWVKNNLDYLQEKAVSNVTRHGRLRDVKPYIVGNNLYLRFEFETGDAMGMNMVTISSEEIMKVIEEEFPDVKYLALSGNLCVDKKPNAMNFINGRGKTVIAEALIPREIVEKKLKTTPELIAEVNYRKNLVGSAQAGSYGFNAHFGNIVGAIFLATGQDEAQITEGSHGITLAEVTPEGDLYISVTMPSLEVGTVGGGTRVPTQREALSIMGVAGGGDPPGTNAKKFAEIIAGAVLAGELSLLAAIAAKHLAKAHKELGR
- a CDS encoding 50S ribosomal protein L21e encodes the protein MVKKAHSFRRKTRGKLSKSPRRRGLPPLTRFLQEFEVGQKVHIVIEPSYHRGMPDPRFHGRTGTVVGKRGDAYVVQIKDGGKVKTFFIHPVHLRAQKG
- the gatD gene encoding Glu-tRNA(Gln) amidotransferase subunit GatD is translated as MKEKGLSLGDRVSVVKREGDRRIRYEGIVMPPYELSPGETLTIKLDNGYNVGVRIELIESVEVIEKARPGEEVAFKEVLPRKEGLPGVTILGTGGTIASKIDYKTGAVHAAFTAEELARAVPEIFEIANITPKLLMNIMSEDMKPDYWKRMAHEAAKALNAGEDGVVIAHGTDTLAYSAAALSFMLRDLEKPVIFVGSQRSSDRPSSDSAMNLICSVRMATADFGEVAIVMHGETSDTYCLAHRGTKARKMHTSRRDAFRSINDVPIARVWPKGEIEFLRKDYRKRGEREVWVDDRMEPRVGLLKVVPGISSELIDFFVDRGYRGLVIEGTGLGHTPNDIIPAIERATEEGMAVCMTSQCLYGRVNLNVYSTGRRLLKAGVIPCEDMLPETAYVKLMWVLGHTDDPKEVREMMLTNYAGEITPYTRFDTYLR
- the gatE gene encoding Glu-tRNA(Gln) amidotransferase subunit GatE; translated protein: MAEKFNYEELGLKVGLEIHRQLDTKKLFSPVPSEFSEDVDFTFERRLRPTMSELGEIDPAALEEFKKGKVYVYEGNYELTDLVYMDEEPPRGPDEEALKTALQIVYLLNAVPVDEVHFMRKIVIDGSNVSGFQRTAIVGMEGKVDTPWGSVGIPTVCLEEDACRIVERGEKKVIYRLDRLGVPLVEIATTPDIHHPEQAKVVAKFIGDALRATRKVKRGLGTIRQDLNVSIRDGARVEIKGVQELDMIPLIIEREVERQVNLLKIRDELRERGVKPEDLNEEFHDVTDVFQNTGSKIIARAIKNGGKVLAVKLPGFRGLIGREIQPGRRLGTEMANRARKYVRGIFHIDELPNYGITELEVNAVIEKLNLGENDAFVLVAAEEETARKALREVVKRAKEAIEGVPEETRRALPDGNTEYMRPLPGKARMYPETDVPPIEITEELKRSIIENLPELPQERVERFVREYRIDKSLAETLVNDERDELFEELVKKGLKPSLVASILVVVLKGLKKEAPIENLTEEHIREAFELYIEGKIAKEAFEEIFKELAKNPTKTARQVAEEKGLTLLSEEEVERIIDEVVQQNIDVIKAKGMGAMGMIMGRAMAKLRGRADGKLVNQLVRKKIQEIAG